One window of the Diospyros lotus cultivar Yz01 chromosome 12, ASM1463336v1, whole genome shotgun sequence genome contains the following:
- the LOC127787399 gene encoding uncharacterized protein LOC127787399, with protein MEGDVQSSHGFLPWIFNRKLIAGGRGSRKGALTIASLFAVAALIGIIIASQLIRRSILSGSSWQRAFSFSTSQSPVMQPKGIEYFLNCSGRQHHKSCPANHSNKTAYRADAGKCPEYFRWIHEDLRPWKESGITREMVENAKREAHFRLVVVNGKVYIDTYRPAYQTRDVFTIWGILQLLRLYPHQLPDLDLMFQCHDQPSILKSEYEGEHATPPPPLFHYCGNNSTLDIVFPDWSFWGWAEINIPPWETLKKELEGGNHLIKWKDRKPYAYWKGNIFVGNAMRRDLANCNVTDSQDWNARIYDLSWPHESQKGFKNTRLAKQCDYRYKIYAEGNAWSVSEKYIMACDSMSLFIRPQYFDFFTRDLLPAVHYWPVNEHHLCQSIKFAVNWGNKHREKAQRIGKAGSRYIQENLKMKYVYDYMFHLLNEYGKLLKYKPIVPEGIAPMCLESMACGAEGVRRKFQVESMVKAPAEMGPCSLPPPYLHSELEAFLERKERLRKQVEMWEASGDI; from the exons ATGGAAGGAGACGTTCAATCATCTCATGGGTTCTTACCTTGGATtttcaatagaaaattaatCGCCGGCGGGCGGGGATCGAGGAAAGGGGCTCTAACAATCGCTTCTCTCTTCGCCGTTGCGGCCCTCATCGGCATCATAATCGCGTCTCAATTGATTAGACGT TCCATCCTTTCGGGTTCTTCATGGCAGAGGGCATTTTCATTTTCGACCTCCCAGAGCCCCGTAATGCAGCCGAAGGGAATCGAATACTTCCTCAACTGTTCCGGCCGCCAGCATCACAAGTCTTGTCCGGCGAATCATTCGAACAAAACAGCGTACAGAGCCGACGCCGGGAAATGCCCGGAGTACTTCCGGTGGATCCACGAAGATCTGCGGCCATGGAAGGAAAGTGGGATCACAAGAGAGATGGTGGAAAATGCTAAAAGGGAAGCACATTTTAGGCTTGTGGTAGTGAACGGGAAAGTTTACATCGACACATATCGGCCGGCTTATCAAACGAGAGATGTGTTCACGATTTGGGGGATTCTACAGCTTCTGAGGCTGTATCCCCACCAGTTGCCGGACTTGGATCTGATGTTCCAGTGCCACGACCAGCCGTCCATCTTGAAGAGCGAGTACGAGGGAGAGCATGCCACTCCGCCACCGCCATTGTTCCATTATTGCGGGAACAATTCTACCTTGGACATCGTCTTCCCCGACTGGTCCTTCTGGGGTTG GGCTGAGATCAACATCCCGCCATGGGAAACCTTGAAGAAGGAGCTGGAAGGAGGCAACCATCTGATAAAGTGGAAGGACAGGAAGCCCTACGCCTACTGGAAAGGCAACATCTTCGTCGGCAATGCCATGAGAAGAGACCTCGCCAACTGCAATGTCACCGACAGCCAAGACTGGAATGCTCGGATCTATGACCTG TCATGGCCCCACGAATCGCAGAAAGGCTTCAAGAACACGAGGCTGGCAAAGCAGTGCGATTATAG GTATAAGATTTATGCAGAAGGCAACGCATGGTCGGTGAGCGAGAAGTACATTATGGCGTGCGATTCGATGAGTCTGTTCATAAGGCCTCAGTACTTCGATTTCTTCACCAGAGACTTGCTTCCGGCGGTTCACTACTGGCCGGTGAACGAGCACCATCTGTGCCAGTCGATCAAATTCGCCGTCAATTGGGGAAACAAGCACCGGGAAAAG GCCCAAAGGATCGGTAAGGCGGGAAGCAGATACATACAAGAAAACCTGAAGATGAAGTACGTATACGACTACATGTTTCACTTGCTGAACGAGTATGGAAAGCTCTTGAAATATAAGCCCATTGTGCCCGAAGGGATCGCCCCGATGTGCTTGGAGAGCATGGCTTGCGGAGCCGAAGGGGTTCGCCGCAAGTTCCAGGTGGAATCCATGGTGAAAGCCCCGGCGGAGATGGGGCCGTGCTCGCTGCCTCCGCCGTATCTCCACAGTGAACTGGAGGCTTTTCTAGAGAGGAAAGAAAGGCTAAGGAAGCAGGTTGAGATGTGGGAAGCCAGTGGAGACATCTGA
- the LOC127787653 gene encoding uncharacterized protein LOC127787653: MEGDVQSSHGFLPWIFRRKLIAGGRGSKKGALTIAFLFAIVALIGIIIVFQLIRRSILSGSSWQRAFSFPTSQSPVMQPKRIEYFLNCSGRQDHKSCPVNHPIKTAYRADAGKCPEYFRWIYEDLRPWKESGITREMVENAKREAHFRLVVVNGKVYIDKYRPAYQTRDVFTIWGILQLLRLYPGRLPDLDLMFQCNDRPSILKSKYEGEHATPPPPLFHYCGNNSTLDIVFPDWSFWGWVEINIPPWETLKKELERGNHLIKWKDRKPYAYWKGNIFVGNPMRRDLAKCNVTDNQDWNARIYHLSWPRESQKGFKNTRLAKQCDYRYKIYAEGNAWSVSEKYILACDSMSLFIRPQYFDFFTRDLLPTVHYWPVNKHHLCQSLKFVVDWGNKHPEKAQRIGKAGSRYIQEKLKMKYIYDYMFHLLNEYGKLLKYKPTVPEGITPMCLERMACRAKRVQRKFQVESMVKAPAEIGSCSLPLPYRRPELEAFLERKERLRKQVEMWEASADI; the protein is encoded by the exons ATGGAAGGAGACGTTCAATCATCTCATGGGTTCTTACCTTGGATTTTCCGTAGAAAATTAATCGCCGGCGGGCGGGGATCGAAGAAAGGGGCCCTAACAATCGCTTTTCTCTTCGCCATTGTGGCCCTCATCGGCATCATAATCGTGTTTCAATTGATTAGACGT TCCATCCTTTCGGGTTCTTCATGGCAGAGGGCATTTTCATTTCCGACATCCCAGAGCCCCGTAATGCAGCCGAAGAGAATCGAATACTTCCTCAACTGTTCCGGCCGCCAGGATCACAAGTCTTGTCCGGTGAATCATCCGATCAAAACAGCGTACAGAGCTGACGCCGGGAAATGCCCGGAGTACTTCCGGTGGATCTACGAAGATCTGCGGCCATGGAAGGAAAGTGGGATCACAAGAGAGATGGTGGAAAATGCTAAAAGGGAAGCACATTTTAGGCTTGTGGTAGTGAACGGGAAAGTTTACATTGACAAGTATCGACCGGCTTATCAAACGAGAGATGTGTTCACGATTTGGGGGATTCTACAGCTTCTAAGGCTGTATCCCGGCCGGCTGCCGGACTTGGATCTGATGTTCCAGTGCAACGACCGACCGTCCATCTTGAAGAGCAAGTACGAGGGAGAGCATGCCACTCCGCCACCGCCATTGTTCCATTATTGCGGGAACAATTCTACCTTGGACATCGTCTTCCCCGACTGGTCTTTCTGGGGTTG GGTTGAGATCAACATCCCGCCATGGGAAACCTTGAAGAAGGAGCTGGAAAGAGGAAACCATCTAATAAAGTGGAAGGACAGAAAGCCCTACGCCTACTGGAAAGGCAACATCTTCGTCGGCAATCCCATGAGAAGAGACCTCGCCAAGTGCAATGTAACCGACAACCAAGACTGGAATGCTCGAATCTATCACCTG TCATGGCCCCGCGAATCGCAGAAAGGCTTCAAGAACACGAGGCTGGCAAAGCAGTGCGATTACAG GTATAAGATTTATGCAGAAGGTAATGCGTGGTCGGTGAGCGAGAAGTACATTCTAGCGTGCGATTCGATGAGTTTATTCATAAGGCCTCAGTACTTTGATTTCTTCACCAGAGACTTGCTTCCGACAGTTCACTACTGGCCGGTGAACAAGCACCATCTGTGCCAGTCGTTGAAATTCGTCGTCGATTGGGGAAACAAGCACCCGGAAAAG GCCCAAAGGATCGGCAAGGCGGGAAGTAGATACATACAAGAAAAGCTGAAGATGAAGTACATATACGACTACATGTTTCACTTGCTAAACGAGTATGGAAAGCTCTTGAAATACAAGCCCACTGTGCCCGAAGGGATCACCCCAATGTGCTTAGAGCGCATGGCTTGCAGAGCCAAGAGGGTTCAACGCAAGTTCCAGGTAGAATCCATGGTGAAAGCCCCGGCGGAGATAGGGTCATGCTCGCTGCCTCTGCCGTATCGCCGCCCTGAACTGGAGGCTTTTCTggagagaaaagaaaggctaaggAAGCAGGTTGAGATGTGGGAAGCCAGTGCAGACATCTGA